One Actinosynnema pretiosum DNA segment encodes these proteins:
- a CDS encoding methylated-DNA--[protein]-cysteine S-methyltransferase: MTAFTSTVDTPIGPFTAVVAGDGAVLASGWTASLDELMPQVSASLKPEEIKERRDLGEVTRAVRAYHSGELGAVAEVPVRQRAGAFTEQAWDALRLVPAGQPVSYARYAELAGRPAAVRAAATACARNAAALFVPCHRVVRTGGAIGNFRWGVDAKRWLLAHEG, translated from the coding sequence GTGACCGCGTTCACGTCCACCGTGGACACCCCCATCGGCCCGTTCACCGCCGTGGTGGCGGGTGACGGCGCGGTGCTGGCGAGCGGCTGGACCGCGTCGCTGGACGAGCTGATGCCGCAGGTGTCGGCGTCGTTGAAGCCGGAGGAGATCAAGGAGCGGCGGGACCTCGGGGAGGTGACGAGGGCGGTGCGGGCCTACCACTCGGGTGAGCTGGGCGCGGTCGCCGAGGTGCCGGTGCGGCAGCGCGCCGGGGCGTTCACGGAGCAGGCGTGGGACGCGCTGCGGCTCGTCCCGGCCGGGCAGCCGGTGAGCTACGCGCGGTACGCGGAGCTGGCCGGGCGACCGGCGGCGGTGCGGGCGGCGGCCACGGCGTGCGCGAGGAACGCGGCGGCGCTGTTCGTGCCGTGCCACCGGGTGGTGCGCACGGGCGGGGCGATCGGGAACTTCCGGTGGGGCGTGGACGCGAAGCGCTGGCTGCTGGCGCACGAGGGGTGA